GATTGTGATTCTCTTTAGTTTCATTTAGAGACACTTTTGTGTTGTATGCTTACTTTGATTCCATAGAGCTTAAGTTCAATGTAGTTTTGGGATTTTGAGCAATTTCTATTGGTTTCCTGTAGGTCAAGGAGGTTGAAGCCAGTTATTGTTGATCCAGGGCTCTATCTTGTGGAGAAAACTGATATGTTTTTCGCTTCACAGAAACGGGAGTTGCCTAAGGCTTTCAAGTTATTCTCAGGTACTTTCATCTTTTACCAAGCTGTTTTACATGTCGTCTATTCTCTAATTTCTGTTTTTTGCACTTCTCTGTGGagctatcatctttttttttcttagcatATTGTGTTTGTTATGCAATCAATATGACCAACATGATGTTCTGGATACTTTTTCCCTAATCATGCTGTTATGTAGGAAGTAATTCGTTTTCATAATTCTGCATAGGTACGTGATAGAAGATGCTAAAAATAGTTGATATGTGTAGGTGAAACCTCTCTATTGCTATAAACTTGTTTGGAAGAAAATAGGCTACAGAACGTGTTGCTTATCACTAGTCTTGTTAGCTGCTCAAGCAGGTAGTGAATAAAGGGAAGCCAAAGTCTAGGAATCACTTGGAACGGTTCTCCTTGCGACAAGTTTGTTGATTGTTAGCCACAGTTCCCCCTCCAAATGTGATCAGTGGAACTTGTGGATGCGAATCAAATTTTGGATGACATGTAAAACGTTGTTGCTTAGGGAACTTCTTTAGTATGTTCTCGGGAACTTATAACTAGTGAAATGAACTAACATAGGTTAAAAGAAGGGTCTGAGATAATGTCATATGTCTTTGAGGATAATACTAAATgcaattttatctctttttggCAGGTCCATCTTTCTCCATCTTAAGCCGTAATTTTATAGAGCATTGTGTCTTGGGCACTGACAACTTCCCTCGGACTCTACTCATGTACTTGTCTAACACACCTGATTCCCTCTCCAACTACTTCCCAACTATTCTCTGCAACTCAAATCTCTTCAAGAAgaccatcatcaacaacaacttaCTTTATGTAGCTTCTAACGAGACTGTTAAAGAAAGATACCACCGGCTTGATCATAAAGAGTTCACAGAAATGGTTGAAACCGGAGCAGCCTTTGCAAGTGGATTCAGGTCCGATGACCCTGTCCTTGATCGCATCGATCATGAACTTCTGGGACGCAAACACGGTGAAGTTGTGCCTGGTGGTTGGTGTTTAGGAGATTCTGGTAAAAACAGCAGCTCATGTTCCGTCTGGGGTGACTCGGGCATTCTAAGGCCTGGTTCTGGTTCCGATAGGCTTGAGAGACGAATTGTTAAGTTATTGTCAAACGATTGGTTCAGATCGCACCAATGCATATCCGAATAAATCCTCAACGCACATTCGAGAGAGTATACATAGTTGTTTTAGACGCGAAGAAGATAACGGGGTAGTGTACTGTGTACGCTTGTGTATCTGTAAAGAGTTCGAGTGTTCGACTTCCACATTGTAATATGTGAGTTTGAGATAGGTGATTCATTGTTGTAACATCTCGAAGCATTTTTTATTCTACCTTCGTTTGTATTGTCAGAAATGTAACGACTGACTGGTTTCATTGGATTTATTTGGTTGAGTCTTCTTAACCGGTATAAATTTTGGCAATCATCTTGTAATATTTCAAAGTTGTATAGAAGAAATGTTGGAACATATTTTGTAGGTATGGACCGATGATCCGAGAAACAAACGTTACTCTTCTCTAGTGTTAAGCTCAAGGACGACTCAAGTATTACAGAGATTATAATAGGATAATTTCGGGTGGGGATTTCTTCTGCAGTAATAAATAAAAGTCTCAAATATGCAAgcataatttattttccaaaatgaCGTAGTTAACCTTTATGTTTGAAGAAATAAAGCACACAAAAGCGAGGGGCATAATGGTTATTTCAACAAGGGACAGTCCCCAATTTCTTCTTCACTCCTCCGAGTCCGACTGGGAAAGAAAACCATTGAAAAAGTGAGCCAAGGGTTTTGATTTTCCAGTTCCGGCGACGTTTACTCATCTCTCCTCCGACACCGCCGCTTTTCTCCACCGTGTAAGATTCAGCAATCTAAGGTACTTATTATGCTTTTAAGCGTTGAAATTCCAGAGAATATATGatttagtttcttctcttcaaaagcTTTTAGCGTTTTcggttttgcattttttttgttcttagttTACAAAGCTCTCTTTTTTTGCTTGTAGATAGTGTTAATCTCTTGATTTTTTCTTCACTATAGCTGTTGATTTCTCTAGATGCATTAACGTATGTGTCTGTGCTGTGCACGACAGGGTTTGGTTTACTAATCTGCTTGATTCTTTCTTGTGAGTATGGCTTGTGAGTTGTAACACTATGAAAACGATTCTTGTATgttaaagtttgaaactttctccttttttttttgttagttccCCTTTTACTCTCATCTCATATAGCTCTTTTGGTATGTAAATGTTCTATGATTCTTTTGTGattaatctgattttgtttgttcttaatGAATGTTTGTTGTTACATGGCTTGTATAGGGGTTGTGACACTATGAAAACGATTGTTGCATGTGATAGGTtcaaacttttctctttttattttcttcttccccttagCTTTCATATAACTCTAATGATTAAGCTCTTTTGGTATGTATTTATCTATGATTCTTCTGTGATTaatctaattttgtttgttctacATGATTGTTTGTTATGAATATGGCTTGTACGAGTTGTGAGTTATGATACTGTGAAAACGATTGTTGTATGTAAAAGGCTTAAACTTTTCTCTTCATTCTTCCTCTTTTACTCTCATATACCTCTGAATTCACTCGCTTTTTTTCTGTATGTAATTGTCAATCATTGTTCTGCGATAAATCTGACCTTGTTTGTTCTGTGGTTTAGTGGTTCTGTACTTCTCTTCTGTTTGGGCGATGTTCATCACTTACCATTTGTATTTGGGGTTATTCATGATTGTTCTGTGGTTGTTTACTTGTGTCTTGATTAGCTTCACTTATGATACTTAATTCTTCTGTAGTcttgttttttgtgtttgctCTTCTGCTTAGAATGGGATTATGCTATGAAAAGCATTTATGATTTTGAGTTTCTACATTGTTTCTTGTATAGCAGATGATTTcgtagtttttctttttctttctactcATAACACaatgatgtttttaatttatgcaGAGTAATCATTTCTTCAAAGCGTTGGTACAGTGTGTGTTGAGATATATACCAGAGATGGACATTGATGATGAGATCGAGGCTGCTGGGGAGATCAATCTTTCTGAGCTAGGAGAAAGTTTTCTCCAGAGTTTCTGCAAAAAAGCTGCAACATCCTTCTTTGAAAACTATGGACTTATAAGTCATCAGCTCAACTCCTACGACTTCTTCATCAAACACGGGCTTCAGAATGTGTTTGATTCCTTTGGTGAGATGCTCGTTGAACCGTCTTTTGATATTTCAAAGAAGAAGGCCGATGATTGGAGATACGCTACTGTTAGATTCGGACTAGTCACCGTCGAGATGCCCACATTCTTTTCTGATGAAAAGGAGCTTCAGTTTCTCCCATGGCATGCCAGGCTTCAGAACATGACTTACTCAGCAAGGATCAAAGTAAATGTCCAAGTTGAGGTCCCACCACAATCTTCTTTGTCTGGAAATGAAGTAATCTTTTCTGGATTTGATGGAATGATGAAGTAATCGTACTGTCAAGattttgatgatgtttctgttttgctctccatatatctttttcttcttatcacgGCTTTGTTTATTGTCTAACTGTCTCTTCACTTTATAAATGGAATTGACTAGGTgttcacaaaaagtgttgttaaaAGTGACAAATTCAAGACCGGACAAGACGATTATGTCGAGAAGAAGATACTAGATGTCAAAAAGCAGGACATTCTAATTGGTAGAATACCTGTCATGGTGAAGTCTGTCCTTTGCAATACAAGCGTGCAAGGAAAGGAAAACTGCAATAAGGGGGATTGTGCCTTTGATCAGGGTGGATACTTTGTGATAAAGGGGGCTGAGAAGGTGAGTTACATCAGATTTCTATTTTAGTGGAAATTACagtagttagttttttttttcttctcctaatATATACTGGAAAAGATATATTCAGGATGTTATACAACTTCGTAATGTGATTATATTGTGCGTTGCAGGTGTTTATAGCTCAGGAACAGATGTGCACAAAGAGACTGTGGATTTCTAATTCACCATGGACAGTCTCCTTCAGGTCCGAAACTAAAAGAAATCGGTTCATTGTGCGTCTCGCAGAGAATCTGAAATCAGAAGACTATAAGAGAAGGGAGAAAGTACTGACAGTGTACTTCTTGTCGACTGAGATTCCAGTCTGGCTTATGTTCTTTGCGCTGGGTGTTTCGTCAGACAAAGAAGCCATGGATTTAATTGCTTTCGATGGTGATGATGCAAACATTACCAACAGTCTCATAGCTTCTATCCATGAAGCTGATGCAATTTGTGAAGCTTTTCGCTGTGGGAACAATGCTCTAGCATATGTTGAACAGCAGATTAAAAGCACCAAGTTCCCTCCTCTTGAAAGTGTGGATGACTGCCTCCGCCTGTATTTGTTTCCAGGCCTCcaaggtttgaagaagaaagcCCGTTTCCTGGGCTATATGGTAAAGTGCCTTCTCAGCGCATATGCGGGGAAAAGAAACTGTGAAAACAGGGATAGTTTCCGGAACAAGCGAATTGAGCTCGCTGGAGAACTGTTGGAGCGGGAGATAAGGGTGCATCTGGCACATGCTAGAAGAACCATGACCAAGAACATGCAGAAACACCTCGCAGGCGATGGTGATTTGAAGCCTATTGAGCATTATTTGGATGCTTCCATTATCACAAATGGGCTTACTAGAGCCTTCTCCACTGGAGCATGGTCTCATCCTTTCAGGAAGATGGAAAGGGTTTCAGGTGTTGTAGCTAATCTGGGTCGTGCAAATCCATTGCAGACTCTGATTGATCTGAGGAGAACGCGACAGCAAGTCCTATATACCGGCAAGGTTGGAGATGCTAGATATCCGTAAGTGAAAATTTCCACCTCCCCTCCTTTTTATATCCCACGAATTTTAACTAAGCTGTATGGTCTTCAATTACTCAAATTTACATGTTCGTTAGACTATTTTAATGATGTTCTTATTCAATTTCGTATATGATGGTGAATTGGTGATACTGTTTCTGCAGATTCCCTTCTATGATCTGTGTATATTAGTGTTTTTGTATAGATGAAACTGATATTAAGAGATTCTGATTCtgtctttcttgtttctttgtccCTTAGTCAATCTATCCATTTTGGTTGCTTTTTAATGTGAGCGGTTACACAATTGGTTCGTATTGGGAAACTGAACTATGGCTGCATTGTTTGTAATGTTGCCTACAGGCATCCGTCTCACTGGGGCAGAGTATGCTTTTTATCAACTCCAGATGGTGAAAATTGTGGTCTTGTGAAGAACATGTCTCTTCTTGGACTTGTTAGCACTCAAACTTTGGAGCCTGTGGTGGAAAAGCTCTTTGATTGTGGAATGGAAGAGCTGATGGATGATACCAGCACACCATTGTGTGGCAAACATAAAGTTCTTTTCAATGGAGACTGGATTGGATTATGTTCAGATTCTGAATACTTTGTCGCGGAGTTAAAGAGCAGGCGGCGCCGAAGTGAATTACCTCGTGAGGTATCTTCTGTTTCATCAAATGTCTAGCGTTATTTCGATATGTCTTGTGCTGCTTTGGATTTTTCTGCTTTCAGAAATGTGTCTATTATGTCgtatatcatttatatatatatttNNNNNNNNNNNNNNNNNNNNNNNNNNNNNNNNNNNNNNNNNNNNNNNNNNNNNNNNNNNNNNNNNNNNNNNNNNNNNNNNNNNNNNNNNNNNNNNNNNNNNNNNNNNNNNNNNNNNNNNNNNNNNNNNNNNNNNNNNNNNNNNNNNNNNNNNNNNNNNNNNNNNNNNNNNNNNNNNNNNNNNNNNNNNNNNNNNNNNNNNNNNNNNNNNNNNNNNNNNNNNNNNNNNNNNNNNNNNNNNNNNNNNNNNNNNNNNNNNNNNNNNNNNNNNNNNNNNNNNNNNNNNNNNNNNNNNNNNNNNNNNNNNNNNNNNNNNNNNNNNNNNNNNNNNNNNNNNNNNNNNNNNNNNNNNNNNNNNNNNNNNNNNNNNNNNNNNNNNNNNNNNNNNNNNNNNNNNNNNNNNNNNNNNNNNNNNNNNNNNNNNNNNNNNNNNNNNNNNNNNNNNNNNNNNNNNNNNNNNNNNNNNNNNNNNNNNNNNNNNNNNNNNNNNNNNNNNNNNNNNNNNNNNNNNNNNNNNNNNNNNNNNNNNNNNNNNNNNNNNNNNNNNNNNNNNNNNNNNNNNNNNNNNNNNNNNNNNNNNNNNNNNNNNNNNNNNNNNNNNNNNNNNNNNNNNNNNNNNNNNNNNNNNNNNNNNNNNNNNNNNNNNNNNNNNNNNNNNNNNNNNNNNNNNNNNNNNNNNNNNNNNNNNNNNNNNNNNNNNNNNNNNNNNNNNNNNNNNNNNNNNNNNNNNNNNNNNNNNNNNNNNNNNNNNNNNNNNNNNNNNNNNNNNNNNNNNNNNNNNNNNNNNNNNNNNNNNNNNNNNNNNNNNNNNNNNNNNNNNNNNNNNNNNNNNNNNNNNNNNNNNNNNNNNNNNNNNNNNNNNNNNNNNNNNNNNNNNNNNNNNNNNNNNNNNNNNNNNNNNNNNNNNNNNNNNNNNNNNNNNNNNNNNNNNNNNNNNNNNNNNNNNNNNNNNNNNNNNNNNNNNNNNNNNNNNNNNNNNNNNNNNNNNNNNNNNNNNNNNNNNNNNNNNNNNNNNNNNNNNNNNNNNNNNNNNNNNNNNNNNNNNNNNNNNNNNNNNNNNNNNNNNNNNNNNNNNNNNNNNNNNNNNNNNNNNNNNNNNNNNNNNNNNNNNNNNNNNNNNNNNNNNNNNNNNNNNNNNNNNNNNNNNNNNNNNNNNNNNNNNNNNNNNNNNNNNNNNNNNNNNNNNNNNNNNNNNNNNNNNNNNNNNNNNNNNNNNNNNNNNNNNNNNNNNNNNNNNNNNNNNNNNNNNNNNNNNNNNNNNNNNNNNNNNNNNNNNNNNNNNNNNNNNNNNNNNNNNNNNNNNNNNNNNNNNNNNNNNNNNNNNNNNNNNNNNNNNNNNNNNNNNNNNNNNNNNNNNNNNNNNNNNNtatatatatatttatgtatcaCAACTTTCTCATGCAGATGGAAATTAAACGAGATAAAGATGACAATGAGGTGAGAATTTTCACTGACGCTGGTAGACTACTCCGACCTCTCTTGGTTGTGGAAAATCTTCACAAGTTGAAGCAAGACAAACCGAAACAGTATTCTTTTGAGCATCTTCTTGACCAAGGGATTCTTGAGTTGATcgggattgaagaagaagaagactgtaaTACAGCATGGGGAATCAAACAGCTTCTGAAGGAACCAAATAATTACACGCATTGCGAATTAGACTTGTCATTCCTGTTGGGTGTGAGCTGTGCAATTGTCCCATTTGCAAACCACGATCATGGGAGAAGAGTTCTCTACCAGTCCCAGAAGCATTGCCAACAAGCCATTGGTTTCTCATCAACGAACCCTAACACCCGCTGCGATACACTGTCCCAGCAGCTGTTCTATCCCCAGAAGCCACTTTTCAAGACATTGGCGTCGGAGTGTCTTAAAAAAGAAGTGCTGTTTAATGGCCAGAACGCAATTGTTGCTGTGAATGTTCATCTCGGGTACAACCAAGAGGATTCCATTGTGATGAACAAGGCTTCACTGGAACGTGGTATGTTCCGTTCAGAGCAGATTAGAAGCTACAAATCAGAGGTTGATAGCAAAGACtcggagaagaggaagaagatggatgagGTTGTTCAGTTTGGAAAGACACACAGCAAAATCGGCAAAGTAGACAGCCTTGATGATGACGGGTTTCCTATCATTGGTGCTAACATGAGCACTGGCGATATTGTCATTGGCAGATGCACCGAGTCTGGGGCTGATCACAGTATAAAGCTCAAGCACACTGAGAGAGGAATTGTGCAAAAAGTGGTATTGTCATCTAATGATGAGGGGAAGAATTTTGCTTCGGTTTCTCTGAGACAGGTAAGTTCCAGATCATATTGAATCGAGGTGTCTTTTAAAGAATGTGTTCCTATGATGAATCTAATGTTCCATTTTGATTGCAGGTTCGTTCTCCATGCCTTGGAGATAAGTTTTCTAGTATGCATGGGCAGAAAGGTGTTTTAGGCTATGTAGAGGAACAGGAGAATTTTCCTTTCACGATCCAAGGCATAGTTCCTGATATTGTGATAAACCCGCACGCTTTCCCTTCTAGGCAAACACCGGGTCAACTCTTGGAGGCTGCGCTCTCCAAAGGAATCGCTAGTCCTATACAAAAGGAGGGTAGCTCTGCTGCATACACCAAATTGACACGTCATGCTACTCCTTTCTCCACTCCGAGTGTCAGTGAAATCACTGAGCAGCTTCACAGGTACTTGGTTTTAACTCGTTAAGCATGTTTCCTAGGGAGTACAAATGAATGATATCATTACGGGTAGGAActatatattgataatattaCCTGGTTGAAGATGTTATAGAGGATTGATGCTGTGGCCTTGTGATTATGCATAAACTCATTGAACCTTTCTTAGATTATTGTTGATTCTTGAGTCGTAATTGATGGCCAatggtaaatatattttgtggtTAGGGCTGGCTTTTCAAGATGGGGAAACGAAAGGGTATACAACGGTAGAACTGGTGAGATGATGCGTTCTCTGATATTCATGGGCCCAACGTTCTACCAGCGACTTGTCCACATGTCAGAGGACAAAGTAAAGTTCAGGAACACCGGACCAGTCCACCCGCTCACACGGCAACCAGTGGCAGATAGGAAGAGGTTCGGCGGAATAAAGTTTGGAGAAATGGAGCGAGACTGCCTAATAGCTCATGGTGCTTCCGCGAATTTGCATGAGCGTCTCTTCACTCTGAGTGACTCTTCTCAGATGCACATCTGCAGAAAATGCAAGACCTATGCGAACGTGATCGAGAGGACTCCAAGCAGTGGAAGAAAGATCAGAGGGCCTTACTGCAGAGTGTGCGAATCCCCAGACCATGTGGTTAGGGTGTATGTGCCTTATGGAGCTAAGCTTCTGTGTCAGGAGCTGTTCAGCATGGGGATCACTCTCAACTTCGACACCAAGCTCTGCTAGCTGATTCCCTtgtctttattatttattgtctatatataatatttaacgGTATAATAATGGCTTAGTGCCTTAAGACTCTCTCCCATGCTATTGTGTAGTTTGAACCACTGCACTGAACTAACCCGTAGTGGTTGCAGTTGCTTTTGTGAGATTTGACTCTTAACCGCTAATGATTATCGTATCTTAATAAATTGGTTTATATAATCCGATTGATTTTGTTAACAGCCGACAGTTTCCCTCCAAATGTGATATGTGGATGCGAATCAAATTTTGGATGACATTGACACGTTAGAGGTAGTTGCTTGAAGTAGGGAACCTCTTCAGTAGTAATCTCTCTATGGGGGTATAACTTAATTTTAAGGCGGGCATAGTTGTCCACGACGTGGAGGTTTAACGCTTCTGTATCTGTAGAGAGTTCGACTTCCACATTTGTAATCTGTGAGTTTGAGATTGTTGATTCATTCTTGTAACATctcaaagtttttcttttgttctacCGTCAAAAAATGTAATGACTGGGTTAATTGATTTATTTGGTTGAGTCTTAACCGGGAATGAAATCCCGGTTTTTATctaatctaaaccaaaccgtGTTTactacagtatatattttgagtCGTGATCGAGGACTGGTTAAAGTGGGGACTGTGGGAGAATGGAATCAAAATCAGAGCAAAACGAGTGGAGCTCAGGCGTATGGGCTCACTTAACCGACGTCCGGCGACGATCGCCGCTGGTTCAGTGCATCACCAACTTCGTCTCCATGGATCTCGTAGCCAACACGCTTTTATCCGCCGGTGCGTCTCCGGCGATGGTCCATTCAGTCGTCGAGATTCCTGATTTCACACCTCATATTCACGCGCTTTGTATCAACGTCGGAACACTTACACCTGAATGGCTTCCCTCCATGAAAGCTGCCGCCGAAGTCGCTTCTCAGCTTGGAAAGCCTTGGGTTTTCGATCCCGCCGCCGTGAGTTGCTCCGGGTTCCGATTAAAGTCGTGTTTGGAGCTCATCGGGTTAAAACCTACTGTAATCAAAGGAAACGGTTCTGAGATTATTGCTCTATCCTCCGCTTCACCGGGTCAGACTAAGGTATATGATATATAGAGATTGAGAGGTTTTAGTGTCGGTGGCTGAAGAAATTGAATTGACTTGTAGTAGTTAGTGAACTCTGAGTGTTCAATTCAATTTGGAAGTTTTAGTGAAAGTTGTTTGCTAATGTGTATGAGTTGTTTGTGTTTTATCTTAGGGTGCTGATAGCTCTCATGAATCTACAGACGCTATAGAAGCTGCTAAGTCATTAGCTCTGTCGAGTGGTGCTGTTGTTGCAGTGTCTGGAGCTGTTGATATCGTTACAGATGGGAACGAGGTTATTGGTGTTCACAATGGGACGAAGATGATGCAAAAGATCACTGCAACTGGTTGTTCACTAGCTGGTCTTATTGCTGCATTTCTTGCTATCGATTCATCACGGCCGTTGGAAGCTACAGTTTCCGCTATGTCTGTCTTTGGTATCGCAGGTGAGTTGGGTGAAGCTATGGCGAATGGTCCAGCTTCTTTGAGAATGCATTTGATAGACTCTCTGTATGGGTTGGATGAAACCACAGTACTTAGCCGTGTGAATATCACAAGGTTGGGTTGATGTacatgaatcttcttcttggaATAAAGTTTCTGAAGATATCACAAAGCCATAGGAGTTTTGTTTATCCTCGGATTAGAGTAATAATTGGGGTTGCACTGTCAGAACCTTGAGTAGATTGTGTAAGCAGTATAGATTCTGCTGTTTCAGAATTCTTGTAGTTACAATCCTAGGCTTTAGAGCAATGTTCATAATACACTATcacaatattagaaatttcaGGGCTTTCTGTGATTTGCTTTCAATCAATAACTGTTACATTCAACAAACAAAGAACATTCACACAACACACATCATgcacaaattttaaaatcttttggtAAGGCTCCGTTTGTGTTTTCTTAGTACTTCAGATGGACAATGATCCTCAGCAAAGACTCTGCTCCATCCACTTCATGCTGACCTGATGGAATCAATGGCCTGACCTCTGCAAACCCACAAGCGTTCTTGAACCTACCTGTTCCTCCTGTCACTGACAGATGCGACATGGCACTTCCGATCCTATAAATTCCGTAGAAGTTGAGGTTGTCGTTGTACTCTCCACCTTCAAGCATAGCTGTGAAAGCCATCATCTGAGTGCTCCCGTCTGCAGAACTTGCAACATAAACTCCTTGAGCCTTACCAAGCGGCTGCGAACCCAAGTCGGGACCAGATGTGAGTATGTCATCGATCACAGTAATGGTGCCAAACCCAAGACTCAGACCATCAGGACCCAACTGAGTCTGAATTCCATTAAGGTTCTGACCAGAGTATGCTGTACCAGACAGGCCGGTCCCAAGAGGTACACCGTTGATGCCATTAACCGTTGGGAGTGCGCCATTTGCATTGGGTATGGCTATACCGTTTTCAGGAGGAGTGAAACCAATCTGCTTAGCAAACGGAACCTGGCCGTTGTAAATGTTCCCGAGCAAACCAGTGATGGGTCTTGCAGTGGGGCTGCTTCCTCCAAGTAAATCATGCATGTAGAGTTCGAAAATGGGGTCTTCAGGTGCAGGATCAAGAGCTGCTGCAAACACAGCAACTGTGCACAAGATTGTTGTTAAAAGCAAGATTGGTGATTGCTTGATCATCATGGAGAATGTTTTGCTTAGATGTCTCTCTGTTTCGTGTTTGAGATTTTGAGCTGATTGAGATTGTTTGTTGAATATGTGAGATTTGTGCAATGGGTGTTTAAATAGAGAAGTGGTGATTGTGTAGTTGTTGCGATTTATGATTTTGTGTAGTTGTTGAAATGTGTTCTTTATAGCTGTGTTGTTATCTCGAGTGTaatccaaaatataataacgTCAGAGAATGATAGAAAACTCATATTAGCGTCTATAATTTAGTGGTTACCAAAACATTTTTCAATATAAATTATACCAGTTGTAGCGTCTATAATTTGGTGGTTTAGGTTGAATAATTCTTAATTAGTttcaagaaaatgagaaaaaagaatattaacaGTACTAAAATGAATGGGAAAATGTTCTTAACattataataaatgaaaaaagtaATAATCGTTTAGTTTGTGCGCCAAATTAATCtgagaaaatgattaaaataaagagaagaaggaatttaaaaaagagagagctgcgaatatattattttgtttccatattgcgaaaccctaaatccccaAATGTCATTCGCCGAGGAATTTGAAGCAAGTAAGCAAAATCGTATCATCATCTTTCCTTTTGTCAACGATTCTTGAAATTGCTCGGCTTATTACGTTAAGCTAATTCGATTACCCAAAGTTGTTTTAGATTTGATTAAGCTTTCGTTGCAATATTTGGGGCATTTTCTCTATGAACGAAGAGAGTGATTCACTAATTCTCCTAGGATTGTTATGTTTATTACCAGTAACTTAGATTAATTCGTGTGTTTGTACCTTGTTCTTGTACTAATTTCACTTAGACTAAGCAAAAATGCTTGAAATGTAATTATTTATAATCAGAACATGTAAGAGTTCTGGAGTTCTGTAGTAGGAAGCGTATTGAGCGTTGAAGTGAAATTTAGATTAGAACCAGTTGTTTGTTAATCAGCGTGATCAGAGTTTTTGTGCCAGTGTATTTTATAATATCATTGTGTGCATTGTGTTTTGGTTCTTTCTTGGTTTCCTCTTCCTTTGTGGATATCAGGCAATAATAGTGAAGCAACTCTTTCTTGATATCTCTCTCTGTTGCTTGCAGATCTTGTGTCGCTGGCCCATGTTTTGCAGAAGAAGTATTCACTCTTGCGTGATTTGGATAAAAGTTTGCAAGGTAACAACCAATCATATATTATTCCAAAATCGTATCTACTGCAGATTAAAGCATCACTGTTACGTAGCTACAGTGATTTGTAACTTATTCTTGACTAGTAATTCCTTGGAAAGGGTAGCGTAGAAATGATCTTTACTCATTTCACTAAACCTATTTCGTTGGAATTCATATGCTCTGAATAGTTTCTTGTTTTCGGATTGTGTTATGTTAGAGATGACTTGTGGATTGCTTTCATCTTTGTACAGCAGATATGATATTTTAAGTCATTTCACTTAACCCATTTCATTGGTATTCATGCTCTGCATAGTTTGTTGTTTTCGGATGAGTTATGTTAGAGATGACTTTTCATCTTTGTACAGCAGATATGATCTTTTAGTCATTTCACTAAACCCATTTCATTGGAATTCATGCTCTGCATAGTTTGTTGTTTTCGGATGAGTTAGAGATGAGTTGTTTGCTGTGTGTTTAGTATAAAAGTAAGACTTTGTAAAGCATCTTCATAGGATGTCTGTTTATTTGTTATGTGGACTGCCTTCATCTTTGTTTatgtcttttgtgtgtgtttaagcAGAGAATCAAAGACAAAATGAACAACGCTGtgagaaagaaatagaagataTAAGAAGGGGCAGAACTGGGAATATCACACCCAGTA
The Camelina sativa cultivar DH55 chromosome 15, Cs, whole genome shotgun sequence DNA segment above includes these coding regions:
- the LOC104746943 gene encoding DNA-directed RNA polymerases IV and V subunit 2 isoform X3; translated protein: MVKSVLCNTSVQGKENCNKGDCAFDQGGYFVIKGAEKVFIAQEQMCTKRLWISNSPWTVSFRSETKRNRFIVRLAENLKSEDYKRREKVLTVYFLSTEIPVWLMFFALGVSSDKEAMDLIAFDGDDANITNSLIASIHEADAICEAFRCGNNALAYVEQQIKSTKFPPLESVDDCLRLYLFPGLQGLKKKARFLGYMVKCLLSAYAGKRNCENRDSFRNKRIELAGELLEREIRVHLAHARRTMTKNMQKHLAGDGDLKPIEHYLDASIITNGLTRAFSTGAWSHPFRKMERVSGVVANLGRANPLQTLIDLRRTRQQVLYTGKVGDARYPHPSHWGRVCFLSTPDGENCGLVKNMSLLGLVSTQTLEPVVEKLFDCGMEELMDDTSTPLCGKHKVLFNGDWIGLCSDSEYFVAELKSRRRRSELPREMEIKRDKDDNEVRIFTDAGRLLRPLLVVENLHKLKQDKPKQYSFEHLLDQGILELIGIEEEEDCNTAWGIKQLLKEPNNYTHCELDLSFLLGVSCAIVPFANHDHGRRVLYQSQKHCQQAIGFSSTNPNTRCDTLSQQLFYPQKPLFKTLASECLKKEVLFNGQNAIVAVNVHLGYNQEDSIVMNKASLERGMFRSEQIRSYKSEVDSKDSEKRKKMDEVVQFGKTHSKIGKVDSLDDDGFPIIGANMSTGDIVIGRCTESGADHSIKLKHTERGIVQKVVLSSNDEGKNFASVSLRQVRSPCLGDKFSSMHGQKGVLGYVEEQENFPFTIQGIVPDIVINPHAFPSRQTPGQLLEAALSKGIASPIQKEGSSAAYTKLTRHATPFSTPSVSEITEQLHRAGFSRWGNERVYNGRTGEMMRSLIFMGPTFYQRLVHMSEDKVKFRNTGPVHPLTRQPVADRKRFGGIKFGEMERDCLIAHGASANLHERLFTLSDSSQMHICRKCKTYANVIERTPSSGRKIRGPYCRVCESPDHVVRVYVPYGAKLLCQELFSMGITLNFDTKLC